In a genomic window of Bordetella petrii:
- a CDS encoding LysR family transcriptional regulator: MDGMSDLAFFSLLVKHGNLSAAARELGLTPPAVSTRLANLERRLGVRLLNRTTRRVNVTQEGELYLAEGGRILADLEALERSVASARAQPRGLLRLNATFGFGRAHIVPAVSDFTRQFPEVEVQMQLTDRPVNLLDEGFDVAVRFGEIPDARLTARKIASNRRLLCASPQYLRAHGEPRTPGELQRHRCIVVRENDVAYGTWHLRAGQRVETVKVRGPLSSNDGQSALEWALDGHGIVMRSEWETAAYLRSGRLRHVLPDWSTPPADIHALYPERLNLPAKTVAFVDFLVQRFARHVRPPGSGECAW; encoded by the coding sequence ATGGATGGCATGTCAGACCTGGCTTTCTTCTCGCTGCTGGTCAAGCACGGCAACCTGTCGGCCGCCGCGCGCGAACTTGGGCTCACGCCGCCCGCGGTCAGTACCCGGCTGGCAAACCTGGAGCGGCGGCTGGGCGTGCGGCTGCTGAACCGCACCACGCGGCGCGTCAACGTCACGCAGGAAGGCGAGCTTTACCTGGCCGAAGGCGGCCGCATCCTGGCCGACCTGGAAGCGCTGGAACGCAGCGTCGCCAGCGCGCGCGCGCAGCCGCGCGGGCTATTGCGCCTGAACGCCACGTTCGGATTCGGCCGCGCCCACATCGTGCCGGCGGTGTCCGATTTCACCCGGCAATTCCCCGAAGTGGAAGTGCAGATGCAACTGACCGACAGGCCGGTCAACCTGTTGGACGAAGGGTTCGACGTGGCCGTGCGCTTCGGCGAAATACCCGACGCGCGCCTGACTGCCCGCAAAATCGCCTCGAACCGCCGCCTGCTGTGCGCATCGCCGCAGTACCTGCGCGCCCACGGCGAGCCGCGCACGCCGGGCGAACTGCAGCGCCACCGCTGCATCGTGGTGCGCGAGAACGACGTGGCCTACGGCACGTGGCACCTGCGGGCCGGACAACGCGTCGAAACCGTCAAGGTACGCGGGCCGCTCAGTTCCAACGACGGTCAAAGCGCCCTGGAATGGGCGCTGGATGGCCACGGTATCGTGATGCGCTCGGAATGGGAAACCGCAGCGTATTTACGATCTGGGCGCCTGCGGCACGTGCTGCCCGACTGGAGCACGCCGCCGGCCGACATTCACGCCCTGTATCCCGAACGCCTGAACCTGCCGGCCAAGACCGTGGCGTTCGTGGATTTCCTGGTGCAGCGCTTTGCCCGCCATGTGCGGCCGCCGGGCAGCGGCGAGTGTGCTTGGTAG
- a CDS encoding MaoC family dehydratase, producing MAIMQPMCEQRYLEDFRIGERFILPSRTMTDALFAAFQAASGDNHPIHYDVEYCRSRGMPHMLAHGFQVAIQTAAGAGLFPHMVEESLKAFLEQSSRFLQPVFAGDTLYSTLTVSEIIPNRTTGVLVMATEVRNQRDIVVMDGWQKYLLRKRSALRDTAS from the coding sequence ATGGCAATCATGCAACCCATGTGCGAGCAGCGGTATCTCGAAGATTTTCGCATCGGAGAGAGATTCATTCTGCCTTCACGCACCATGACAGACGCACTATTCGCGGCGTTTCAGGCGGCTAGCGGCGACAATCATCCGATTCACTACGATGTGGAATACTGCCGCTCTCGCGGTATGCCTCATATGTTGGCGCACGGGTTCCAGGTGGCCATCCAGACGGCGGCCGGCGCCGGCTTGTTTCCCCACATGGTCGAAGAATCCTTGAAAGCGTTCCTCGAGCAAAGCAGCCGCTTCCTGCAGCCCGTCTTTGCGGGCGACACGCTCTACAGCACGCTGACCGTGTCAGAGATCATTCCTAATCGCACGACGGGCGTCCTGGTCATGGCTACGGAGGTCCGCAACCAGCGAGATATTGTGGTCATGGATGGCTGGCAAAAGTACCTGTTG
- a CDS encoding LysR family transcriptional regulator, translating into MRYELTDLRVFLAIAQARSLSGGASDMHLTAPSASYRLKNLEQAMGVPLFERTSKGMSLTPAGMTVLRHAQTILSNVDRLQGEMRRHTDGIEGHLRVFANSSTMSSLPVALSRFLAAYPNVNVDLDEQLSEETVKAVLDDRADIGLVAGSIEMRGLEFITYGKDELLFIIPPRHPLGLHRKISLEAALVHDLVAIGRRSSNFLFLQQMAEQLGLKPRVRVHAPNFDAVLRCVQEGAGISLVPRSVATAALEKGMVEAVELEESWAVREQRVVMRSLKALPTYARDFVNYVAELAPAPGG; encoded by the coding sequence ATGCGCTACGAACTGACTGATTTGCGCGTCTTCCTGGCGATTGCCCAGGCGCGAAGCCTGAGTGGCGGCGCCTCCGACATGCACTTGACCGCACCGTCGGCGAGCTATCGGCTGAAGAACCTGGAGCAGGCAATGGGCGTGCCTTTGTTCGAACGTACATCCAAGGGCATGTCCCTGACGCCCGCGGGTATGACCGTGCTGCGCCATGCCCAGACCATTCTCAGCAACGTCGACCGCCTGCAAGGCGAAATGCGTCGCCACACCGATGGCATCGAAGGTCATCTGCGGGTGTTCGCTAACAGCAGCACTATGAGTAGCCTGCCAGTCGCCTTGAGCCGCTTTCTGGCGGCTTACCCCAACGTGAATGTCGATCTGGACGAGCAACTTAGCGAAGAAACCGTCAAGGCAGTGCTGGATGATCGCGCTGACATTGGCCTGGTTGCCGGATCCATCGAGATGCGGGGGCTCGAGTTCATTACCTATGGCAAAGATGAACTACTGTTCATCATTCCCCCGCGCCACCCGCTCGGCCTGCATCGCAAAATTTCTCTTGAGGCCGCGTTGGTCCACGATCTGGTCGCCATTGGGCGCCGCAGCAGCAATTTCTTGTTTTTGCAACAAATGGCTGAGCAACTGGGCCTCAAGCCGCGAGTACGCGTGCATGCGCCCAACTTCGATGCCGTGTTGCGCTGTGTTCAAGAGGGCGCTGGCATTTCGCTGGTGCCGCGCTCGGTGGCGACGGCAGCCCTTGAAAAAGGCATGGTCGAAGCGGTCGAGCTTGAGGAATCCTGGGCCGTGCGCGAGCAGCGCGTCGTGATGCGCAGCCTGAAAGCGCTGCCCACCTATGCACGCGATTTCGTCAACTATGTGGCCGAGCTTGCCCCCGCGCCTGGCGGCTGA
- a CDS encoding CaiB/BaiF CoA transferase family protein, with amino-acid sequence MLASLPLDGVTVVALEHAIAAPFASRQLADLGARVIKIERPEVGDFARGYDATVRGMSSFFVWANRGKESLALDLKDPAAREVLHRLIAKADVFIQNLAPGAARRMELDFDALHAQFPQLIVCDISGYGDDGPYREKKAYDLLIQAASGLISVTGTQECPSRTGISIADISAGMYAYSGILAALLQRARTGVGLRVEVTMLEALTEWMSYALNFAHYGGTPPARNGVAHPAIAPYGQYRAGDGKSIIFGLQNDREWQRFCADVLEDAMVAADARFSTNLQRVANRAALDTLIEACFSGLTREQVLARLDKGEIANAPLNSMHDVWEHPQFRARGRWRDVDTPVGPVQALLPPATLCGLEAAMGPVPSIGQHTEAILRELGLDEITGTR; translated from the coding sequence ATGCTTGCTTCGCTTCCTCTGGACGGCGTGACTGTCGTCGCACTCGAACATGCTATCGCCGCGCCATTCGCCAGCCGGCAGCTTGCCGATCTGGGCGCGCGCGTCATAAAAATAGAACGCCCGGAAGTAGGCGATTTCGCGCGAGGGTACGACGCCACGGTGCGCGGGATGTCATCGTTTTTCGTTTGGGCCAATCGCGGCAAAGAAAGCCTGGCTCTCGACCTGAAAGATCCGGCTGCGCGGGAAGTCCTGCACAGGCTTATCGCCAAGGCTGATGTCTTCATCCAAAACCTGGCACCTGGCGCGGCGCGGCGCATGGAGTTGGATTTCGACGCCCTGCATGCGCAGTTTCCACAATTGATCGTCTGCGATATTTCCGGCTACGGCGACGATGGCCCTTATCGTGAAAAGAAAGCCTACGATCTGCTCATCCAGGCGGCGTCGGGGCTGATCTCCGTGACTGGCACGCAAGAATGCCCCTCGCGCACCGGGATATCCATTGCCGATATCTCGGCCGGTATGTATGCCTATTCAGGCATTCTTGCCGCCTTGCTCCAACGGGCCCGCACGGGCGTCGGCCTGCGCGTGGAAGTCACCATGCTGGAGGCGTTGACTGAATGGATGTCGTACGCGCTGAACTTCGCGCATTACGGCGGCACGCCTCCGGCCCGCAACGGCGTGGCGCACCCTGCCATTGCTCCGTATGGCCAATATCGGGCGGGGGATGGCAAGAGCATTATTTTTGGCCTGCAGAACGACCGCGAATGGCAGAGATTCTGTGCCGACGTCCTGGAGGACGCCATGGTGGCCGCCGACGCCCGTTTTTCCACCAACCTGCAGCGCGTGGCGAATCGGGCGGCCCTGGATACCCTGATTGAAGCGTGTTTTTCCGGGTTGACGCGCGAGCAGGTGTTGGCGCGTCTTGATAAAGGGGAAATTGCCAATGCTCCCCTGAATTCCATGCACGACGTTTGGGAACATCCGCAATTTCGCGCACGCGGACGCTGGCGCGACGTGGACACGCCCGTAGGGCCTGTTCAGGCACTGTTGCCACCGGCGACGCTGTGCGGCCTCGAAGCCGCCATGGGACCGGTGCCCTCGATCGGTCAGCACACTGAGGCGATCTTGCGCGAACTCGGGCTGGACGAGATCACGGGGACCCGGTAG
- a CDS encoding tripartite tricarboxylate transporter substrate binding protein: MTSKLSRRVLARVALMAGCTLIASGPTAEAASNFPDRPVKLVVPYAAGGPTDTFARALAESWSRQLNATIIVENRTGAGTVVGTEAVAKASPDGYTLLFTTVAHAVNPSIHAKLPYRTVEDFAPVGLAAKAPLVLVVNQDVPAKSLPEFLAYLKSNPGKVNFGSAGVGSAPHLGAELINYMAGTQALHVPYRGSAPAMADVIGGHVQFMLDSAPTGLAQVRAGTVRLLATSMAQRLPQTPETPAIAEQIPGYEAYTWNGVFVPMGTPGPVIDTLNATLRAALHDESLKRSAYDMGLVLESDPQPASLAKFLDSELKKWGQVAKAAHMSAN; encoded by the coding sequence ATGACCAGCAAACTCTCGCGGCGCGTCCTGGCGCGCGTCGCCCTCATGGCGGGCTGCACACTTATTGCGTCCGGGCCGACCGCTGAAGCGGCTTCCAACTTTCCGGACCGGCCTGTCAAACTGGTCGTGCCCTATGCGGCCGGCGGGCCGACCGATACCTTCGCCCGCGCGCTGGCCGAAAGTTGGAGCCGGCAGCTGAACGCGACCATCATCGTCGAAAATCGCACCGGCGCCGGAACGGTGGTGGGAACGGAAGCCGTCGCCAAAGCCTCCCCGGACGGCTACACGCTGCTGTTCACCACCGTTGCCCATGCTGTCAACCCCAGCATCCACGCCAAGCTGCCGTACCGAACCGTCGAAGATTTCGCGCCGGTGGGACTGGCAGCCAAGGCGCCTCTGGTGCTTGTGGTGAACCAGGACGTTCCAGCCAAGTCTCTGCCCGAGTTTCTTGCCTATCTGAAATCCAACCCCGGAAAGGTGAATTTTGGCTCGGCCGGCGTCGGCAGCGCGCCCCATCTGGGAGCAGAACTGATTAACTACATGGCGGGCACCCAGGCTTTGCACGTGCCGTATCGTGGCAGCGCTCCTGCCATGGCGGATGTCATCGGCGGCCACGTCCAATTCATGCTCGACAGCGCGCCCACCGGCCTGGCGCAGGTCCGCGCCGGCACCGTACGCCTGCTGGCAACTTCAATGGCGCAGCGTCTGCCGCAAACACCCGAGACGCCCGCCATCGCCGAACAAATTCCCGGCTACGAGGCGTACACCTGGAACGGCGTGTTTGTGCCAATGGGCACGCCCGGCCCGGTGATCGACACACTCAATGCCACGCTACGTGCGGCGCTTCACGACGAATCGCTCAAACGCAGTGCCTACGATATGGGATTGGTTCTGGAAAGCGACCCCCAGCCTGCCTCCTTGGCAAAGTTCCTGGACAGCGAGCTGAAAAAATGGGGGCAAGTCGCTAAAGCGGCGCATATGTCGGCGAACTGA
- a CDS encoding Bug family tripartite tricarboxylate transporter substrate binding protein, with protein sequence MIPSRYRRAVLLATLAAGCGAAAPSLAQDFPQRAITLVAPFAPGGSVDITARLIADAWARQLGQSVVIENRAGASGNIGMAAVARAQPDGYTLSINTMSLAINPSLFKTMPFDTLKDLRSVGTVATSQHVLTVTNSLPVNSVAELLAYVRARPANEVSFGSAGMGSTFHMAAELFKSVSGTQILHVPYKGGGPAMLDTIGGQVQMSFPVLSAAKPQVDSGKLKPLGVTGKTRSPLLPNVPTIAESGLPDYEFNTWFVISAPAGTPQAVVDTLNARLGDALRSPEVADRMKREGFDALISTPVQTDQMVAAEMTRWAGIIKAAGIQPN encoded by the coding sequence ATGATCCCGTCCCGATACCGACGCGCCGTGTTGTTGGCTACCCTGGCCGCCGGCTGTGGCGCCGCCGCGCCCTCCCTGGCGCAGGATTTTCCACAGCGGGCCATTACGCTGGTGGCGCCGTTCGCGCCCGGCGGCAGCGTGGACATCACCGCGCGCCTGATCGCCGATGCCTGGGCCAGGCAATTGGGCCAGAGCGTGGTGATCGAGAACCGCGCGGGGGCATCGGGCAACATCGGCATGGCCGCCGTGGCACGCGCCCAGCCCGACGGCTACACGCTGTCCATCAACACCATGTCGCTGGCGATCAATCCGTCGCTGTTCAAGACCATGCCGTTCGACACGCTGAAAGATCTGCGTTCGGTCGGTACCGTGGCGACGTCGCAGCACGTGCTGACGGTCACCAACAGCCTGCCCGTCAACAGCGTGGCCGAACTGCTGGCATATGTGCGCGCGCGGCCCGCCAACGAAGTGAGTTTCGGATCGGCCGGCATGGGCAGCACCTTTCACATGGCGGCCGAATTGTTCAAGTCGGTGTCGGGCACGCAGATCCTGCACGTGCCCTACAAGGGCGGCGGCCCGGCCATGCTGGACACTATCGGCGGGCAGGTGCAGATGAGCTTTCCGGTGCTGTCGGCGGCCAAGCCGCAAGTGGACAGCGGCAAGCTCAAGCCGCTGGGCGTTACCGGCAAGACGCGCTCCCCCTTGCTGCCCAACGTGCCCACTATCGCCGAGTCGGGGCTGCCCGATTACGAATTCAACACCTGGTTCGTGATCAGCGCGCCGGCAGGCACGCCGCAGGCCGTGGTGGACACGCTTAATGCCAGGCTGGGCGACGCGCTGCGCTCGCCCGAGGTGGCCGACCGCATGAAGCGCGAAGGGTTCGACGCCCTGATATCCACGCCAGTCCAGACCGACCAGATGGTGGCCGCCGAAATGACGCGCTGGGCCGGCATCATCAAGGCCGCCGGCATCCAGCCCAACTGA